The following proteins come from a genomic window of Sardina pilchardus chromosome 13, fSarPil1.1, whole genome shotgun sequence:
- the LOC134099741 gene encoding golgin subfamily A member 6-like protein 2 isoform X1, protein MAKVVVLVLIASFSNVFCLPKRHIHDGWNEVDVSTTPNPNNQTQTDAEVESQGGASEDVEAGTPAPNLHNQTTTTQPDLTDGASEDDMVTVTVTPSPQNQTTAAAQTGDAESPDGPGENDEGPGEEDEGPGEKDEGPGEEDEDDDGPGEDDDGPGEDDDGPSEEDEGPGEDDDGPSEEDEGPSEDDEVGTTTQNGQNKTTSAPTVGTESPDGLGEEDEGPSEEDEGPNEEDEGPNEEDDGGEDVEVGTTTQNAQNKTTSAPTVGTGYPTGEEDEGLGEEDEGPSEDEGPNEEDDGPNEEDDGGEDVEVGTTTQNAQNQTTSAPTVTDGASEDAVLTTVLNRQNGTTSAQDGTTTTDSHDDS, encoded by the exons ATGGCAAAGGTTGTTGTGTTGGTTCTCATTGCTAGTTTCAGTAATG TCTTCTGTCTTCCAAAGAGACATATACATGATGGTTGGAACGAGGTTGATGTTTCAACAACACCAAATCCTAACAACCAGACCCAAACTGACGCTGAGG TGGAATCTCAGGGTGGTGCAAGTGAAGATGTTGAAGCAGGCACTCCTGCACCTAATCTCCACAATCAGACTACTACTACACAGCCTGATCTTACTG ATGGTGCAAGTGAAGATGATatggtaactgtaactgtaacccCAAGTCCCCAAAACCAGACAACAGCTGCTGCCCAAACTGGAGATGCTG aGTCACCAGATGGACCAGGTGAGAATGACGAGGGACCAGGTGAGGAAGACGAGGGACCAGGTGAAAAAGACGAGGGACCaggtgaggaagatgaagatgatgatggacCAGGTGAAGATGATGATGGACCAGGTGAAGATGATGATGGACCAAGTGAAGAAGATGAGGGACCAGGTGAAGATGATGATGGACCAAGTGAAGAAGATGAGGGACCAAGTGAAGATGATGAGGTTGGCACTACGACGCAGAATGGCCAAAACAAGACTACTTCAGCCCCCACTGTAGGAACTG AGTCACCTGATGGACTgggtgaggaagatgagggacCAAGTGAAGAAGATGAGGGACCaaatgaggaagatgagggacCAAATGAGGAAGATGATGGAGGTGAAGATGTTGAGGTTGGCACTACGACGCAGAATGCCCAAAACAAGACTACTTCAGCCCCCACTGTAGGAACTG gataccccacaggtgaggaagatgagggacTGGGTGAAGAAGATGAGGGACCAAGTGAAGATGAGGGACCAAATGAGGAAGATGACGGACCAAATGAGGAAGATGATGGAGGTGAAGATGTTGAGGTTGGCACTACGACGCAGAATGCCCAAAACCAGACTACTTCAGCCCCCACTGTAACTG ATGGTGCAAGTGAAGATGCTGTTTTAACTACCGTGCTTAATCGGCAAAATGGAACTACCTCTGCCCAAGATGGAACAACCACCACTG ACTCCCATGATGACTCCTGA
- the LOC134099741 gene encoding uncharacterized protein DDB_G0290685-like isoform X2, with amino-acid sequence MAKVVVLVLIASFSNVFCLPKRHIHDGWNEVDVSTTPNPNNQTQTDAEVESQGGASEDVEAGTPAPNLHNQTTTTQPDLTDGASEDDMVTVTVTPSPQNQTTAAAQTGDAESPDGPGENDEGPGEEDEGPGEKDEGPGEEDEDDDGPGEDDDGPGEDDDGPSEEDEGPGEDDDGPSEEDEGPSEDDEVGTTTQNGQNKTTSAPTVGTESPDGLGEEDEGPSEEDEGPNEEDEGPNEEDDGGEDVEVGTTTQNAQNKTTSAPTVGTESPDGPVGFLRSSISGLARIPHR; translated from the exons ATGGCAAAGGTTGTTGTGTTGGTTCTCATTGCTAGTTTCAGTAATG TCTTCTGTCTTCCAAAGAGACATATACATGATGGTTGGAACGAGGTTGATGTTTCAACAACACCAAATCCTAACAACCAGACCCAAACTGACGCTGAGG TGGAATCTCAGGGTGGTGCAAGTGAAGATGTTGAAGCAGGCACTCCTGCACCTAATCTCCACAATCAGACTACTACTACACAGCCTGATCTTACTG ATGGTGCAAGTGAAGATGATatggtaactgtaactgtaacccCAAGTCCCCAAAACCAGACAACAGCTGCTGCCCAAACTGGAGATGCTG aGTCACCAGATGGACCAGGTGAGAATGACGAGGGACCAGGTGAGGAAGACGAGGGACCAGGTGAAAAAGACGAGGGACCaggtgaggaagatgaagatgatgatggacCAGGTGAAGATGATGATGGACCAGGTGAAGATGATGATGGACCAAGTGAAGAAGATGAGGGACCAGGTGAAGATGATGATGGACCAAGTGAAGAAGATGAGGGACCAAGTGAAGATGATGAGGTTGGCACTACGACGCAGAATGGCCAAAACAAGACTACTTCAGCCCCCACTGTAGGAACTG AGTCACCTGATGGACTgggtgaggaagatgagggacCAAGTGAAGAAGATGAGGGACCaaatgaggaagatgagggacCAAATGAGGAAGATGATGGAGGTGAAGATGTTGAGGTTGGCACTACGACGCAGAATGCCCAAAACAAGACTACTTCAGCCCCCACTGTAGGAACTG aGTCACCTGATGGACCAGTGGGgttcctacgaagctcgattagtggcttagcaag gataccccacaggtga